The DNA window TGTTCAACTGGATCCCGGCATTCATCGGGATCGTAGGTCTGTCGCTTCTCATCACCGACTCGGGACCCCTGTGGCTCGGAATCACCCTGATCGTCGTCGGCCTCGTGGGCTTCATGGGGGTCCGCAAACTCAGCGCGCACTCGAGCCCGCAGGCAACCACCGCGCGGTGACGCCCTCCATCTCACTCTCGAAGGAACGCCCCGGCTGCTGCGAAAGCCCGCGCTCGTCGAGCCAGGGTCGGCGGCGCCGCTGGCTTGCCCTCCCACAATCGATACAACGTCGACATGCTCAGGATGAGCCGCTCCGGCGAGTCCCATGCAGCGAACTGCTCGAACTCCTTCGACCGCATCATGTTTCGAGCCGCGTGGGGTGCCTCGACGCCCGCATCGAAGTGTTCGCGGCCGGCCGTGTCCGCCCAGTTCCAGTAGTCACGCAACGCGGCGATCTCGGTCGTTCCACACACCGGACCGTGTCCCGGCACGTACACCTTCGCGTCGAGAGACAGCAGGTGGTCGAGGGCGTCGATCCAGTTGCCGAGCGGACCGTGCCACAGGATCGGCGTGGACCCGATGAACAACAGGTCGCCGGTGAACACGACGCCGGCGTCGGGCACGTGCGCGACGAGGTCTCCGACGGTGTGCGCCGGACCGAGATACCTCAGCTGCACCTCCCTGCCACCGACGGCGATCGTCTCGGTCACGTCGAAGGTGTGGTCCGGCATCCTCGGTGTCTTCCGAGGGAAGGTGGCGCCGCCTCGGACACGGTTCATATAGCCGCCCATCGCACCGACGGGTCCTGGCACCCACCTCACGAGCGCCCCCAGCGAAGCGAACGCGTGCACTCCCGACGGCGGCGTCTCTTCCTTCATCGCGTGCAGCGACGCCGAACTCGTCGTGATCCGAGCGTCGGCCGGGACGGTGTCGTTGCCCCACCAGTGATCTCCGTCGGAATGCGTGTTGACGACTTCGGTGATCGGCGCGTCGCGTACCAATGCCGCAGTCTCGGCTGCCGTCCGCTCTGCACGGTCGACGTCCCATACCGTATCGATCACCATCGACGCCGAACCAGGATCGACGAGAAGACCGGTGTTGGTCTGCCCCCAGCCCCCCGGCTCCCACAGAAACGCCCAGATGCCGTCGCCGATCTGCGTCGGTCCCTTCCCCACACTCATGGCACGACGGTACCGGTGTCGTCAACCGACACCAACCGCGACTACACACACCACTTCGTCCTGTCCTGTTGCAATCGAATCGACATATTGTCGGGTAGCGAAGATCACTCGGCGGGTGCACGCTGTGCAGAACCGAAAATGTGTGTCGAAGATGGGATGAACACGATGACTGTGCAGGTCCTGCAGAACTACATCGGTGGACAGTTCGTGACGCCCTCGGGCAGTGAGCTTCTCGATGTTGTGAACCCCGTCGACGAACAGGTGGTCGCCAGATCCCCGATTTCCGACGCAGCCGACGTCGACGCGGCCATGACTGCGGCCCGCGAGGCCTTCACTACGTGGGGCAAGACGACGCCCAGTGCGCGCCAGAAAGTTCTGTTGAAACTGGCCGACGCCATCGAAGCCGCGAGCGACGAGTTGGTAGAGGCGCAGAGCCGCAACACAGGGCAGCCGAAGGCGACCATCGCGGCCGAGGAGATCACCGTCGGCGCCGACCAGGTCCGCTTCTTCGCGGGCGCAGCGCGCATGTTGGAAGGA is part of the Rhodococcus sovatensis genome and encodes:
- a CDS encoding MBL fold metallo-hydrolase gives rise to the protein MSVGKGPTQIGDGIWAFLWEPGGWGQTNTGLLVDPGSASMVIDTVWDVDRAERTAAETAALVRDAPITEVVNTHSDGDHWWGNDTVPADARITTSSASLHAMKEETPPSGVHAFASLGALVRWVPGPVGAMGGYMNRVRGGATFPRKTPRMPDHTFDVTETIAVGGREVQLRYLGPAHTVGDLVAHVPDAGVVFTGDLLFIGSTPILWHGPLGNWIDALDHLLSLDAKVYVPGHGPVCGTTEIAALRDYWNWADTAGREHFDAGVEAPHAARNMMRSKEFEQFAAWDSPERLILSMSTLYRLWEGKPAAPPTLARRARAFAAAGAFLRE